The Desulfuromonas acetexigens genomic sequence TTGTCGAGCAGCGCCTGGGCCTTGCCGATGAGGTTTTCGTCGGTACAGCGCCACAAGCGATGCCAGACCCCGTCGTCGTCTTTAACTTCCACCTCGGGCTGGCGGTCTTTCTCCTTCTTCGCCAACACTTCCAGAACGCAGCAGGGATCGGAGTAGAGGGAGAAGACCGGGCTGAGATTGGCTTGGCAGGCCTTGAGCAAGGCCAGACGGTCAGCCTTGGGATCAGACAGGGTCTTTTCGTGGGGTTTGACCAGGCCGGTAGAAAATTCCTCGATGCGGGCCAGGGCGATAAGGCCGTTCCGGGTCAGCACCTGCCCGTCCTCGGCTGCATATTCCTGATCGTAGAGATAGATGGAAGGCTCCGGGTCGCGGCACAGGGTCCCGTCCAGGCGCCACTGCCGCAACAGGGCGGCGGCGCGGGTGTAGCGGTTGTCCTCGTCGGTATCTTCGGGGGAGATGCGGCCGAGGAGCAGGCGCACAATGTTGTGCTCGTGGCGCTGGTGCAGCTCTTCCTGCAAAGCCGGCGAAATCACATCGTAAGGGGGCGCCGTGACCTGGGCGAGATCGGCGATTCGTTTGCTGGAGTAGCGCAGCCCCCGAAAGGGGACGATTTTAGCCATCAAAAGCTCCCTTGACCGGATTAAATCAAAGGTTAACTATACTTAAATCGGTCAAAGGGTTGCAAGGGAAAAACCGGAACGCTACTCGAAGCCGGCGGTGGCCGGATTCCAGCGCAGCACGCAGATCCGGCCGGTGGCGGCATGGCTGACCCCAACCGCGTAGCGCCGCCGCGCCGGTTGCGTTCCCGCCCGTTCCTGCAGGCACAGATAGAGGGCGTTGCTCGATCCGTCGGGATTGAAGGAGAGATAGCCGGGACCGGCTTCGATCCGGCAATCCTGGGACAGCCCCAGCTCCACCCGGGCGGGAAATTCGACCCGCTGCCCGGGACGGTCGAGCCAGACGCTGCTCCCTCGGGAGAGATTTCCCTGTTGCAGCCAGAGCACCGGGCGTCCCCCCGGCGTCTCCCCCAGAGGCAGCGCCTTAACGCGGATCTCGCGATTACTCGCCACCGCCTGGGAACGGCCGAGACGCAGCAGCGACGCCACCTCGCGGGCGCAGCTGCGCACCTGCAGGGACTGCTGCCACTGGCGGAAGCCGAAACTCCCCAAGGCCGCCAAAATCCCGACCAGGGCCAGGGCGACGAGCAGCTCCAGCAGGGAAAAGCCGGCCGACCGCTTGCTTCTGGACCTTTTGCGTTCCATTTCCCACCTCACCACTGGCGCCAGTACAGGGGAAAGATCAGCCCGCCGGAAGGCGCCGACCGGCGGTGTAGCCCTCCCCCGGCACCGACCAGCAGCTCGGCCTCGCCCCCGTCCAGCAGGGTAACGATTCCACTCGGCAGCCCGGCGCCCAGGGCCACCCCCCGATCGGCGCGGCGCAACACCTCGCGCCGGGGACCGAGGGCGCGGGGATTGGCGGCATCCGCCCCTTCCCCGTCGTTCTCGGGATGAAAATTGAGGACCGCTTCGCCGGTGCGCCAGTCGACGGCATAGAGCCGCGCCCTCCCCGGATTGCCGACGACACAGGGGAGCGGCGGCAGCGCCTCGGGGGCGTCGGGCATATAGGTGGTGAAATAGACGACCCGGTTGAAGATCAAAGGCGCGCTCAAGACCTTCTCCCCCCCTGGGCGACCGGCCTGATCGAGCCGCTCCAGAGAGATCATCCAGCCGGGACAATCCTCGGAAAGCAGGGCCGCCAGCAGTTCGCCGCGGGCACCTTCGTCGCTGTCTTCCAACTGCAGGGCATCGCCAGTCACATCGACCAGGGCACTTTCGGTAATCGGCGCCGCATCGCTCAATCCCTGATCGCGAATGAGATAGAAGCGGTCGGTCACCGCCGTATTCAGGGGATGGGCGCGATCGCCGCTGCCGTAGGCGATAAGCCAGCGGTCAGCGGAACGGGCCAGGGAGAGGCCGGAGAACGCCTTGAGTCCGGCCGCCGGATCGGGCGCGAAGACCAGCGTCCCCGACCAGTTCGCCGGATCGTCTGTCCCCAACGTAAAGCGCCACAACCGTCCCCCCAGGTCGACGGCATAGAGGCGGTCGGCGAAACCGTCCTCGTCGCCGTCGAGGACGGTGATCTCCCCGGGAAACGGCCGGTCAAGGCGGGCTTCGTCCCGCGCCGTCCAACCCCAAACCCGCTCCGGCGCGCTTGCGATCAGCGGCACGCCCTGGGCATCGCGGGTCGCCAGGGCGAAGGCGTAGACCCCGCGCCCGGAGGCAATTGCCTGATCCGCGCCGATATGGCCTTCGCTCGTCGTCGGCCCGGCGCCGACCGCCGGGCAGCTGGGCTGGGGATAGTCGGCGACAGCCCCGAAACGACCATCCTCGGCGACATCGTAACCAGCGCCAATAAAGGCAACGTCCCGCACCGCGCCGCCAATACGGACCCGGGCCAGACGCGGTTCGCTCCAGCTCTCCCCCAGCTCGGGAAAGAGTGGCCGGCCGTCACCGCCGACCGTTTCCCGATCGAACTTCCAGAGAAATTTCGGTCGTTCCGGTATTGTCACATCGAGGGCGTAATAGGCCCCGCCTCCCCGACGCAGACCGAAGAGGAGAATCACCCGATCATCGGCACCGTTATCGACCATTCCCGCCGGGTCGCGATCATCGACCTCCTGCTCGGGGCCGGGACCGATGTTGCCGTCGCCGTCCCGGTCATAGATGAAAGGAACCGCCGTGCCGTCAACAAAATAGCCGTGCGCGACACCGGCCAGTCCGGCGAGCTCGGGCAGCAGCACATCGGGGATAAAGGCCCAGAGTTCGGCGCCGTCGGCGTCGCGGAAGGCGTGGAGCATGCCGTCGTTGCCGCCGACGAAGATCAATGTGCGATTTTGCGCCGGGTCGCTCTCGGCTTCGGCGTTTGCGGGAAAGCGCCGATAGGAGACCACCGTCGGCCGGGCATGGAGAAGATCGCCGAGAAGCCAATCCCGGGATTCGTCCGTCATGCCGTCGCCGTCCTCGTCAAAGACGTCGGTGCCGTGGAGATAGGCGAGCAGGCGTCCGGTCGCCTCGGCATCGCTCAGGCCGAACCGAGCCGGGCTCAGGTTGGCCACCGTGAGGGCGTTGGCGCTGTGGGTGAGATCGGCCTGATCGCTCAGATTCGCGTAAAGCCGCCGCCCCTCGCTAGAGAGCAGCACCTCCCCGGCGCCGCCGGCCGTGACGATGCCGCCGTCGGCGCGAGAACTCCAGAAAGAGACCGAGCCCGGCTTGAAATCCCCCGCCGCCGTCCCGGCGCAAGCGCCGGCATCCCGGGCATCGGGGCAGAGGGCGACGGCGCCGTTTTTATCGACGATACGCCCCTCGCCGTCGACGGCGTATTTTTTCAGATTGCCGAGCCAAGGCTTCTGGCTGCGGGGTAGGAAAGAGCTCAAGTAGATGCGGGAGGGGGTGGCGGTCGACAGGCCCGCGCCGGAAGAAAGGCTCGGCGTGGTAAAGGAGGAAGCCGCCTCCGCCGTCAGATTGGCCAGCATTTCCCCCAGGCCCGCGCCGATTTCGGCGGCATTGGCGACGTTCCGGTAGAGCCCCCGCCCATCTTCGGCGACGGCGCGCAGCAGCGCATCTTCCCCCGCCAGGGCCAGGGCGTGGGTGCGAAGATTCTGGCGGTCTTCCCAGCCGGCGGCGAGATCCCCGGTGTAGGCACGAGCGGCGACCTCATCGGCGACATAGCCGTCGCCGTCGCCATCGGCCAGGGAAAGATGCTCGGTGCGTTCCGCCACCGCCGCTCCGACGTCCCGCCCCGGAGCGATGACGATGAAGATGTTTTTCTGGCAGGCGGCGGCGATGGGGGACGCGGGAAATTCGGCAGCCGCTACCGGCGCCGTCGCCGTCGGGCGCTCCCGTTCGAAATAATAGATCCCGTCGAGCAACGCCTCGGCCAGGGTCGAAGTTAATTCTTCGGGGTTTTCCGCCGCCGGAAAGGATAAAAGATCGTTGAAGCGCTGCCAATCACCCTCCCCGGCCAGATCCCCCACCGGCAAGAGCAGCTGCCCACCAGGCGCGCCGCCACCGAAGACCATCAGCCCGACCTGCACCCGGTCGCGCCAGGGGGCCAGGGCCGCAGGCAGCGCCTCCCGCAACAGTTCCTCGGAAACGCCCCGCTCGATCAGCAACAACACATTTGCCGCCGGCACCGAAGCCGGTCCCGGCTCGGTATAGATGGCGGTATCCCCCACAAACCAATCCGCCCCCCACCCCGCCGAGGCCATCCCCAGCAAAAACACCACCACCGCAATCCACCTCATCGCCAAACCTCCCAGAATCCAGGATCCAGGTTCTAGGCTCCAGGAACTAGGTTTCTGATACCTAGTTCCCCGCTCCTTTTTTCCTCGCTCCTTTTTCCTCTTTCCTCCCCCCTACCTAACCACCACCCGCCCCACCTGCGCCTCCACCCGCGCCCGGGCTCCGGCCGGACCGGCGCCGACGGCGGTGATGCGGTAGCTGCGCAGAGCGAAACGGGTCGGGTCGCTACCGCTCTCCGGCGGGACCGGGCCTTCGCTCAGATAACGCACCCGGCAAACCTCTTCCGGAGCGATGCCGCTTGCCGTTTCCGCCGCGACCACCGCCGTCTGCCCCGGGTCGAGCACCACCTCGCCGGAATCGGCGGCGCGCAGCAGGGTCGTGTCGGCCAGCACATATTCCACCGCCCGCTCCGCGGCAAAAAAAGCCTGCTGCCGGGTATGGCGGTTGCCGGCGATGGCCAGTTCCACATCAGTGGTGTTCAGCGCAAAAAAGCCGAGCAGGCTGAGCATCGCCAGCAGGCAGACGACCAAAAGCAGCGCCATGCCCTGCTGGTTGTCGCAGACAGCCGAAAACCGTATTTTTTGCATCGGTCACCTCCCTGTTCATCCGCGAAAATCGATGCGGTTCCTGCCGTCACCGCATCCTACCGACTCGGTTTTATCCCTTTCATCCCCTTCATCCCTGTAATTCTTAGGCTCGTGGCCTTCCCTCACGGCAAGTTCCGTAGAGCGATCACGCTGCTCAGGGCACGGGTCTTCTCCCCCTGGGCAGTACGCGCCCGCCCTTCCAGCACGACCCGCACCGCCCGAATTTGTTCCAGTTCAGCCGCTGTCGGCGCTTCCCGCCAGCTTCCGTCATCCAGCAGATAGTCCAGCGCGAACGCGGTCAAGCCGTTCACCAAGACACCTCCCACCATCTTTTTCACCGTCACCCGCTGGGTCGGGACGCCGCTGTGACGCACGAAGAGTTCGTGATCTTTCAGAAAATAGCTGATGCT encodes the following:
- a CDS encoding pilus assembly FimT family protein yields the protein MERKRSRSKRSAGFSLLELLVALALVGILAALGSFGFRQWQQSLQVRSCAREVASLLRLGRSQAVASNREIRVKALPLGETPGGRPVLWLQQGNLSRGSSVWLDRPGQRVEFPARVELGLSQDCRIEAGPGYLSFNPDGSSNALYLCLQERAGTQPARRRYAVGVSHAATGRICVLRWNPATAGFE
- a CDS encoding pilus assembly protein, with protein sequence MRWIAVVVFLLGMASAGWGADWFVGDTAIYTEPGPASVPAANVLLLIERGVSEELLREALPAALAPWRDRVQVGLMVFGGGAPGGQLLLPVGDLAGEGDWQRFNDLLSFPAAENPEELTSTLAEALLDGIYYFERERPTATAPVAAAEFPASPIAAACQKNIFIVIAPGRDVGAAVAERTEHLSLADGDGDGYVADEVAARAYTGDLAAGWEDRQNLRTHALALAGEDALLRAVAEDGRGLYRNVANAAEIGAGLGEMLANLTAEAASSFTTPSLSSGAGLSTATPSRIYLSSFLPRSQKPWLGNLKKYAVDGEGRIVDKNGAVALCPDARDAGACAGTAAGDFKPGSVSFWSSRADGGIVTAGGAGEVLLSSEGRRLYANLSDQADLTHSANALTVANLSPARFGLSDAEATGRLLAYLHGTDVFDEDGDGMTDESRDWLLGDLLHARPTVVSYRRFPANAEAESDPAQNRTLIFVGGNDGMLHAFRDADGAELWAFIPDVLLPELAGLAGVAHGYFVDGTAVPFIYDRDGDGNIGPGPEQEVDDRDPAGMVDNGADDRVILLFGLRRGGGAYYALDVTIPERPKFLWKFDRETVGGDGRPLFPELGESWSEPRLARVRIGGAVRDVAFIGAGYDVAEDGRFGAVADYPQPSCPAVGAGPTTSEGHIGADQAIASGRGVYAFALATRDAQGVPLIASAPERVWGWTARDEARLDRPFPGEITVLDGDEDGFADRLYAVDLGGRLWRFTLGTDDPANWSGTLVFAPDPAAGLKAFSGLSLARSADRWLIAYGSGDRAHPLNTAVTDRFYLIRDQGLSDAAPITESALVDVTGDALQLEDSDEGARGELLAALLSEDCPGWMISLERLDQAGRPGGEKVLSAPLIFNRVVYFTTYMPDAPEALPPLPCVVGNPGRARLYAVDWRTGEAVLNFHPENDGEGADAANPRALGPRREVLRRADRGVALGAGLPSGIVTLLDGGEAELLVGAGGGLHRRSAPSGGLIFPLYWRQW
- a CDS encoding pilus assembly PilX family protein, with product MQKIRFSAVCDNQQGMALLLVVCLLAMLSLLGFFALNTTDVELAIAGNRHTRQQAFFAAERAVEYVLADTTLLRAADSGEVVLDPGQTAVVAAETASGIAPEEVCRVRYLSEGPVPPESGSDPTRFALRSYRITAVGAGPAGARARVEAQVGRVVVR